A single Cannabis sativa cultivar Pink pepper isolate KNU-18-1 chromosome 7, ASM2916894v1, whole genome shotgun sequence DNA region contains:
- the LOC115697938 gene encoding uncharacterized protein LOC115697938 isoform X1, with product MKFLVHQERFMATHHPLTRVMRSVTRTASFSSSLAKREGGVSMVQGASRGIGLEFVKQLLEKDDKGHVVATCRNPSGAKGLYDLQNKFAERLSILPLDVTDESTIEESAKSISEKYGCLNLLINASGILSIPDVLQPETTLSKVQKSSLMFAYEVNAIGPILVIKHMWPLLKIGGGSGTERDVAVIANLSARVGSIGDNHLGGWHSYRASKTALNQLTKTISVELARKKDPIACILLHPGTVDTDLSRPFQRNVAKDKLFTKEFSAQKLLHIIKNVKSGDNGKFFAWDGQEIPW from the exons ATGAAGTTTTTGGTGCACCAGGAAAGATTCATGGCGACCCATCATCCTCTGACGCGGGTGATGCGATCAGTTACCCGTACAgcttcattttcttcttctcttgctAAGCGGGAAGGTGGGGTTTCTATGGTACAGGGTGCTTCCAGAGGAATCGGCCTTGAATTT GTTAAACAGCTGCTTGAGAAGGATGATAAAGGCCATGTTGTTGCCACTTGTCGTAATCCTAGTGGGGCAAAAGGGCTTTATGATCTACAAAACAAGTTTGCAGAACGCCTTAGTATTTTGCCGCTGGATGTGACTGATGAAAGCACCATTGAG GAATCCGCAAAATCTATTAGTGAAAAATATGGCTGCTTAAATCTTCTGATAAACGCATCTGGGATTTTGTCAATACCCGATGTTCTACAACCAG AAACAACACTGAGCAAGGTACAAAAGTCGTCTTTGATGTTTGCTTATGAGGTTAATGCTATCGGTCCTATTTTAGTGATTAAG CATATGTGGCCGCTTCTAAAGATTGGAGGTGGCTCTGGGACAGAAAGAGATGTTGCAGTTATTGCCAATTTAAGTGCAAGGGTGGGATCCATTGGGGATAATCACCTTGGGGGTTGGCACTCGTATCGTGCTTCGAAGACCGCATTAAATCAGT TGACAAAAACCATATCTGTTGAGCTAGCCCGAAAGAAGGATCCTATTGCATGCATTTTACTACATCCGGGCACAGTCGACACAGATCTCTCTAGGCCATTTCAGAGGAATGTTGCCAAAGACAAGCTATTCACTAAAGAATTCTCAGCACAGAAACTCCTGCatataattaaaaatgtaaAGAGCGGCGACAACGGGAAGTTTTTTGCTTGGGATGGTCAAGAAATTCCTTGGTAA
- the LOC115697938 gene encoding uncharacterized protein LOC115697938 isoform X2: MKFLVHQERFMATHHPLTRVMRSVTRTASFSSSLAKREGGVSMVQGASRGIGLEFVKQLLEKDDKGHVVATCRNPSGAKGLYDLQNKFAERLSILPLDVTDESTIEESAKSISEKYGCLNLLINASGILSIPDVLQPETTLSKHMWPLLKIGGGSGTERDVAVIANLSARVGSIGDNHLGGWHSYRASKTALNQLTKTISVELARKKDPIACILLHPGTVDTDLSRPFQRNVAKDKLFTKEFSAQKLLHIIKNVKSGDNGKFFAWDGQEIPW, translated from the exons ATGAAGTTTTTGGTGCACCAGGAAAGATTCATGGCGACCCATCATCCTCTGACGCGGGTGATGCGATCAGTTACCCGTACAgcttcattttcttcttctcttgctAAGCGGGAAGGTGGGGTTTCTATGGTACAGGGTGCTTCCAGAGGAATCGGCCTTGAATTT GTTAAACAGCTGCTTGAGAAGGATGATAAAGGCCATGTTGTTGCCACTTGTCGTAATCCTAGTGGGGCAAAAGGGCTTTATGATCTACAAAACAAGTTTGCAGAACGCCTTAGTATTTTGCCGCTGGATGTGACTGATGAAAGCACCATTGAG GAATCCGCAAAATCTATTAGTGAAAAATATGGCTGCTTAAATCTTCTGATAAACGCATCTGGGATTTTGTCAATACCCGATGTTCTACAACCAG AAACAACACTGAGCAAG CATATGTGGCCGCTTCTAAAGATTGGAGGTGGCTCTGGGACAGAAAGAGATGTTGCAGTTATTGCCAATTTAAGTGCAAGGGTGGGATCCATTGGGGATAATCACCTTGGGGGTTGGCACTCGTATCGTGCTTCGAAGACCGCATTAAATCAGT TGACAAAAACCATATCTGTTGAGCTAGCCCGAAAGAAGGATCCTATTGCATGCATTTTACTACATCCGGGCACAGTCGACACAGATCTCTCTAGGCCATTTCAGAGGAATGTTGCCAAAGACAAGCTATTCACTAAAGAATTCTCAGCACAGAAACTCCTGCatataattaaaaatgtaaAGAGCGGCGACAACGGGAAGTTTTTTGCTTGGGATGGTCAAGAAATTCCTTGGTAA